In the Ctenopharyngodon idella isolate HZGC_01 chromosome 21, HZGC01, whole genome shotgun sequence genome, GCATAAAACATGTATTGTGTAGAGACTggttacttttgtttttatggttCTGTAAACTACTCTCCATATATTTGTTAGTACTTAATTAGCTGTCGCTAATGGCAATTGTTTTTATGCTTTAATTGAGTCATTCTAAATGTGCTTGGGTACATCTGTACAATGTTGGGGGACaaacagtgttgggtgtaattaATTACCAAGTAATATAATTACTGCATTTATGTTTCTCTTGGAAAAACTcttaattttaatgtaattttatgtttgtaaccctttacaataaggttcattagttaacatgaactaataatgaactgcacttatgtaagcaataaggtacgagaggctgtgctgtattgtgaataagtcacggctgaagggcgtgtttaggcacgacgcgagttacaaatattaaagccaaaaatatgtatcaatgtaactttcatgaagtaaactttcactaaagccttctTTCTGCcggaaaaatagtccctgaccgtgaacggcaacagaagttacattattacgccattagatggtggcaaagactgtctttgaGTGTCactcagtagcaaagacttacattgaaaagactgaattgttgtgaacacaagacacaactgaaaaatgctttgactagtgctgtcagtcacgggaaaaccccttaactgttaaaaggacaggataatacattggacatttaaacagattttttattatgagcatgggactgacctgaaggaaaatgctaaatctgaatgcaggtaataaactcgctcactcgatctctttctcacaatctTCTACgtaatacagtaagctttaaTGAACAAtgtcaattgagaacatacagtttacgttgctaagagttaagggtgttgtgtagtgatacatagaactgttgggtgaagcggtcatagctgtgttttatcgtgaatataaaacagctattgaccaatcagaatcaaggacaggaacgaactgttttataaacagcatttattaatctttgttaatgttaatttcaatatttactaatacattattaaaatcttgttaacattagttaatgaactgtgaactaacatgaacaaataatgaacaACTGTGTTTTCATTAACTACTGTTAGCGAAGATTAGTAaacacagtaacaaatgtattgctcatggttagttcatgttagttaatacattaatgtttaactaatgaaccttattgtaaagtgttaccgttacGTCtattgtaattgcattaaatactgtatattatagaATAATTCTATATGAaacaatattgaatttaacatcaaaattctacatctaatgttaaaatgtatttaatgtaaCCACCACCCTTTGGTCacttcaagaataatttatggaattataaattgtttatttgaaagaattaaaagagcagtttcaagtctatccttgtattgttcaactggtgGAGgctgatatgggatttagaaagtaataatccaatactttttagagtgtaattagtacagtaatctaattacattgTTTCCCACGGGTCCTTGAAattcttgaaagtttgtgaatctggaaaaaaaataataatttcaaggCCCTGGAAagattttgaaaataaacatacatagggtccttgaaagtgcttgaatttATTTTGTGCAAGAAGTTTTCTGGGAAAAAATTCCATATTATTCCCTCCGGTCTGCTAATGTGTTATTTCGCCAACACTTCGTGGCCTATGCATACTAGCTTGCTTAATTTATGTTAgttacattaaagggatagctcacccaaaaatgaaaattatgatttactcaccctcaagccatcctaggtgtatatgactatcttctttcagacaaacacaatcagagatatatttaaaaaaatatccttagtcctcctaggtttataatggttgtaaatggcagcccaaattttgaagacaaaaaatgcatccatccataaaaaaattaatccatacgactccagggggttaataaaagccttctgaatcgatgcgtttgtttaagacaaatatccttattaaaactttataaagtagaataacgagcttccggcgggacagccatacgcattcgacTTACATCCAAAAAGTGAACTTCAAAATTTGGgctgccattcacaaccattataaaccttggaggactaagatatttttaaatatatctctgattgtgttcttctgaaaaaagaaagtcatatacacctaggatggcttgagggtgagtaaatcatgggataattttcaattttgggtgaactaaccctttaagtgtttcCTGCGTGAGGTACTTTGTGTTGTACGTTGCCATGACGTTCACGCACATACAAAACTACTGTACTACAATGGTACCTCAACGTTTCACAGATGTAAACCCATTAAGCAAGAATAACTTAAAAGCATATTCATATATCTTAAAACTTCTGGTTACATGAGCCTAAGCTCTTTTCAGTAAAATCCATGCAAAAGTTAATATCAGATCATTTTAGAATACAGTATGTACCGAATATTCTTCAGTTTTATGCAAAACAGAAATACTACAAATAGAATATCAGATCTCTGGCATATGGCCAAAAATAAAGTTGCAGTTTTGTTTGACACATGAAAATTGTAACAATGTATCTTACAAGGCAACACGATGTAACCTTGCTCTCACTTGAAATGTGTCCCCACATTAAGTCTTGAATTTGAGGGTATTGGACCTGGAAAGTCCTTGAAAGGTCCTTGAATTTGAAGTTAACCAAGGTGTGGGAACCCTGggtaattagtagctagtaattacttttttagaatAACTTACATAACGCTGCGGACAATCAAGATGAGTGAAAGTGAAAGTTGCActgtaatgtgtgtttttaatcctttaaaataGTAGAAAAAGAATTATAAATCTGGTTTAATTATGATCCATATCAGACATTAACAAAAGATAAGCACTGTCATTGTTTATGGCTTTATTGCACATTGATATTTGGAAAGTATGTTACAAAAATGGTACATCTGTACAAAGTTGGGGAACAAGAAGTGTTGGGTATAATTAATTactaagtaatttaattactttttcccttgaaaaagtaaagtaagggattactcttaagTTTTCTGTAgcagttacttctgatgtaattgcattaaatactgcatagactatagaacaattctatataaaacaatagtggatttaacatcaaaattttatatctaatgttaaaatgttttaatgtaacCTCACTTTACAcactttggtcagttcaagaatagtttatgcatttatatattgtttatttgaaagaattaaaagtgcAGTTTCAAgtctatccttgtattgttcaactcGTTGAAGTTGATAAGGCCCATAtcatatgggatttagaaagtaataagtacaatactttttagagagtaattaattagtacagtaatctaattacactgttaaagatgtaattagtagctagttattactttttagagtaacttatcCAACACTGGGAACAATCAAGATGAGTGAAAGTGAAAGTTACActttaatgtgtatttttaatcctttaaaatagaaaaagaatTATAAATCTGGTTTAATTACGTATAAGTATCCGTATCAGACATAAGATAAGTACTGTCATTGTTTATGGCTTCATTGCACACTGATATTTGGAAAGTATGTTacaaaaaatggatttgttttgttttgttgttgtttttttaatggtgCAAGGGGTGCCATGAGAGCAATCTCAAAAAACCGATTGCGCTTTGAAAATTACTGACAGAAATTTCCTTAAAATGTTGAAAGTCGCACTTCATAATTCTCAAACTGAATGCTTAAGACTAGTATGTGAGACATGCGGAACAGTACATTCAAGTTGACTTTTGTCTGACAACCGATGATGCAGCCCGTCTTATCCAATGAAATAATAACTTCAGTCTGTTCTAGACACTTTCATCCGAGTGCCACTGCTGGACTCTCAGTTCTCACATTTTCATAATAGAGAGCTGGTACAAAAATCCCTTAAGCAAATTGACAACATTTTGGAAAGTTTCTGACTATTGATAAGAAATGTCGACCGACGGAAACGATGGACCACTTATCAGAGCTCCAAGTGAGCAATCTTCCATCAATATGGGACCTCAGGGACGGTGAGGAAaactttttgttcatattttcttttataaacaaATCTTGTTTTTCTCAGTTATATATGTTAAATGTAGCTAAACTAAATTTGCTAAGTGACTGAATTTATCTCGAGTGCAAAGAGCTTTTTTTagtgatttatttaataaattagcaGAAAAATAGTGTTAGACAGCTTAAAAGCATCAAACATTGCTAAAAATTTACAGTCCTCACTAGCAGTGCTTCTTTAAAAAAGTGTTATTATATGTTCTGTAAGAAATATAGACGTTTTTGTATCATCGCAATGTTTTTGTTTCTGCGTATCACGAATCATTGCTCACATTGCATATTCATAGTTCAATACAACTTTAATGACCAAGCCctcatattgtttttttttttttttttttttttttttttttaataaaaatctttaATGTAAACCAAAGTTCATCAAACTTCTCTTCACTTGACACGGAACAAAGGAtgtcttaaaataaaatctcgaAGACGTCTATTTGATGTGTGTTTAAATCTGGAAGAAGTACTTTGCTCATCTGAAATACGTCTGTAGgacgtttcctgtcagatgtcaaaGCCTAGGTGTTCAgaaaatgtctttaagatgtttatgatttggaatgtatgtaaaactgacatcttAAAGACGTCTGTCAGATGTTTGTAATCAGCAGATGCTTTCAAGATGAAGTGCTTGAATGCACTGGTCTATGTTTCCTAACAGATCTAACAATCAGGCCCTGAAGGTGGCAGGAGTGACTCTGCTGGCTGGAATACTGATCGCAGGTCAGGCCTTCACCGCCTACATGGCATACAGCCAAAAGGATCAGCTCAACACCATAGAGAGACGCAATGACCGCCTGCATGAGCTCAGCCGCAAGTTTGGTCAGAGAGCTGCATCATTTtccatctttttattttatgggCTTTTCATCATACTACTATTTAAATCACCCTTAACCCATTACCATAAATGTCCTCAATTGGAAACATgataattctgactttcttccCTTTTTTGTGCAGCCATGCGTTCCAGCGCCCCCATGAAAATGCATCTTCCTATGAGCTCCCTTGCTCTGACGCTTGAGGAAGAGCCCAAAGAGAAGAAGGTAAAACTCACTTCCTCTCGTGTTGTAATGAGTCAGGCGGCCGCATGGTGTCGGAATTGAGTCAGAAAGTTGAAGCTGCGTTTCTCAGATGGTTTTGCTGAAATTATGAATAAACACTGTCGgtcaaaagtttaaaataattaattaatcatttttaatgtttttgaaaaagtctcttattctcaccaatactgcatttatttgatcaaaaatacagtaaaactgtaatatagtgaaatattattacaatttaattttttattttaatataggcctatgttaaaatgtaatttattcctgtgatgcaaagctgaattttcagcatcattactccagtcttcagtgtcacatgatccttcagaaatcattctaatatgctgatttgctgctcagttattatcaatttttattgttactcaattattaataatagttatcaatgttcaaaatcatttttgctgtttatttatttatttatttattttggaaactgtgatacactgtcattcaaaattttggggtagCCTAagcaatataaaattaattaagaataaaaatgtaaaaaaaagagaagaaattaatacttttattcaacaacaacacATTGAATTGAGCAAGAGACAGAAaagacattatatatattacaaaagatttttatttcaaataaactctattgtttttttaatttcttttcatcaaataatcctgaaaaaagagGAACCATTATCAATAACCaaaaagaaccattattaataactgagcaccaataataattgaCAATaaataagcagcaaatcagcatattagaatgattgaaggatcatgtgacactgaagactggagtaatgattcattttaattttattcatattaaaattatttattattaaattgaaaAGTTCTTCCAAatttcacatgactgtttttactgtatttttgatcaaataaataaatgcagctttggaaAGAATCtgagacttttaaaaaaaaaacattttaaaatcttaattatccttttgaccggtagtgtaaaaacaggaaatgataaattaaaatataaaatcataaataaaaacatacaatatataaatacagtTCTCTCATGCCTGTCATCATGCtctatttttcaggattcccctTCCTCATCTCCCAAACCAGGTATGAAGATCTTGTCATTGTCAAACACCAAATGTAGTTCTCAGCAATTGTATGTCTTTGCTCTAACACAGATGTATTTTCTGTTGATTTCTGTCCCACAGAGCCCAGTGTTCTCACCCAGTGCCAGAAGGAGGCTGCAGGGGAGGCCAAGAGCCTCCTGCCATCCTTCCGCCCTAGGTGTGATGAGAATGGAAACTACCTGGCCCAGCAGTGCTGGGATAAGACTGACTATTGCTGGTGTGTGGACAAGAACGGCGTCGAgattccagattctctgaaagAAGGTCCTGCTCAGTGTTGGGCCCTCAATTCCGGTATGAGCTGAGTATTTGTGTTCTACTGCTTATATACTGTGGCAGAGATGAGCTActtattttaatgataataaaaaaaaaaagtaatatttaggaattatttttgtcattttccaaTTACAGCAAGGTTAGCATGCTCCTAAATGACAGCTGACTTGCATATTGTTTAGCATGCACGCTTATTTACTGAGTGGTGTCATATGATATGTAACTCCAATAAAAAGCATGCATCCCTGTTCTTTATTTTAGCTGAGAAAATGGTGAATGAGCCTCTGGTGGGGACAGATAACCAGTGAAGAGGAGCAGTGAAGATTTCATAAATATCATATTCTGGTGTCTTTGTCTTTAACTTTAACAGCTGAACTTTCACATTTACTTTAGATTCATAGCTTGGTTTGAGGTAGCCAGATATTTTGCTGTAACGATAgtgaaaatctaaaataaaatgtattgtgtTTCATATTGTACTGGTAATAATTACAGACTTTAGTAGATCAACTGCAGCAAACCTTTTATAAAAAACTTTCACTTTAATAATTgtacttttttgttatttttttttttttaactaaccttttattgaacatttgtagACTGGATGATGAGAGATAACTAATATTAGAAGGAGAGCTGAAAATGGATGATGGATAGCTAACAAAGATggacaataaaattaattactaACCATTtgtgtgttctgttttttttttttagacaattTCTTGTACTTTCAGGTTGTATGGTAAAGGCTATGATGTGAATTTCCATGACCCAAAGATGTTTTGCAAATGCTatagtgcacacacacacacacacacacacacacagagagagagttCTTTCAGCTTATGAGGGATGCACATGTGATTTCATCATATGTTTGAATTCTGAATACAAATTTTATGTTGCGGGTCAAATTGATCCTACTAGATTCAATACAGTTCATGAAAAATCAcactatgaaaaataaaaattaggtCAAAACAGTaaacctttaatattaatacttctcacacattactaaaaataacaatgagaaaaaatatttttacaattgtGTTTAACTATTTTTCTTACCACCCTAGtgaaaaatatactaaaatgtatttgaaatacatttattttatgctaagtatactacaaatatatttacatatttatgtacttaatataaataccctgcaattgtacttttggtatactaaactggtataAGTACAAAATTGGaattaattttgtacttaatgctgTTTAATTGTGCAGAAGTAGTgttgaggtccaactaaagatatacataaatatatttgattgtgctaaagtggaactattgcaagtatactttaaatatcttgcagttaaagactgatattatacaaagTTCATAGAATCCTTATTGACATTAAAACACACTTTAGgtttaatattaagaaatgtgcattgtgcaaaagtagtactccaaataaagtttaattataatttttatatcagtCTCAAGCGATGTCAGTAAATATGTTGATATATTTTAACcaagtatgaaataaatgtaatttaaatatattactttttaaggcatttgtttatgtatatatatacactatactgtgcaaaagtcttaggcacgttagtattttcaccccccctaaaaaatagttttaagccagttatttatatttatatattgaagAAACCTTCCTGCAAAGATATCTGAAAAACTATGTGCAAGTGTACCATGTGAGCACAGTGGttctactttaatattataaaccaaagagaatactttttgcgtgccaaaaaacccccaaaataacgacttttcaacaatatctagtgatggctgatttcaaaaaacactgcttcaaatcttttgtttcgaatcagtggttcggatcaccaaagtcacatgatttcagcagtttgatacatgctccgaaccactgattcgaaacaaaagattcataaagcttagaagcttcatgaagtagtgttttgaaatcggtcatcactagatactgttgaaaagttgttattttgtttttttggcgcacaaaaagtattcttttcgcttcataatattaaggttgaaccactgtacttacATGAACACAAAACTCCATTTTGTGTCGTGGGTAAATTAAAAGGTAATTGGATTGTATATCGTGGCCCAAAattccaaaacatgtttaaagATTTAGCTCTTTGTTCGCCCTTTTTCTGGAAGGAAATAACACGTTTAGCATACATTTTACTATAGATTGCAATTTgagattttattcattaaaacagaatctctccaaaaaatatatcacattatGGCAATAAACCCAAAGCCAAAACAAAAGAACATTAAGCAAAGAAAATAAATCCCATTATtgaaaactataattttgaaataattcTTTACAtagaaacatgatgcattacattttaaaaccataCAAATGAATTCAATACTCCATCTGAAAACCAAATGCATGTAGATTAGTTTTCCTTCTCTAATTGGACTACTTCCTGTTTTCTATTTCACTTCCAATGGCTGACTTCCATTATTTATTACAAGCAGAAGTGGTAGAGTTGCGATTGGTAAAGTGCAACATATTTATCCAACATATATTTATCCaacaattatataaaatacttaAGCTACTCAAGTCCAGCAACCTCTGACATTTGACAGGTAGGAATTGTTCAATGGCAGACATTATTTACAGAGTGTGTTGTGTTTGATTGCTCAcctgtttttgtgcaaacttctattaaaaaaagattagtggaaaaaatatttatgtaacAGACAGAACATACATGCATTAACACCGAAACTATATGAAAGACTGATAAAGTTTTGGCCATTTGCACCATCATGAGGAATTTTggtatatataaaatcaaaacaCTGTAACAGCACAGCCCACACCaactttaaatagaaaacaaccTAAACTGCTAACATGAGAAGCTCAATTATTTTATATACCAAAGTGTCATTTAAATACATCCAGTTTTTCTATGTGGTCTGATGAGTGGCACCTTCAGTTGAGGAGGTACATGTTGAAGTTCTTGAATGAGGCACCATTTTTCTGAGATTGTTTGATATGGCTCCCTCTATCTCTTCTTGAATGAGCTGAAGTAGTTTTTAATGGTCTGCTCAATGTTAGGCACTTGATAGCTCTGAGCAGCATAGATGCCTGTGCAGGTCCCTACAAGAACTCCCAGGATCGCAGAGGAGCGGAGCTTTGCCACCACATACCCAGCCAAAAAACCTTTGAGGAAGGGAGAACTGAGCACACTTCCACCCTAAATTGAGGAAGAGGGCAAGAGACcgtgagtgagagagaaaacaaaGAACTTCATTAAGCCAAATGACCATacagacccttttcacatttacgagtttaatttacatttactaCTGCATTTCCacaactttccaaaagagggaatATAGAAAGTACAGCAGCTATATAGAATGCAACAGTCGGGTTCCATAAGTATAAAatgccattcattttctccataagggaattgattttattttttagcaataactctataaacctttaaagacggACTAACTGTAAAGGacgaggttgttaatcaatgGTTTATGCTTTTAGTGAAGCCATCAGtcgcattattttttaaataatcatgtttaaagggatagttcacccaaaaatgaaaattctgccatcatttactcactcttaagttgttccaaacctgtatgaatttttttcaTCTGCtcaacataaaagaagatattttgaagaatgttggtaaccaaaaaTTTGATGGACCCCATAGTAACTTTtcccccatactatggaagtcaacaaatgtttggttaccaacattcttcaaaatatcttcttttgggttcagcagaagaaagacattcatacaggtttggaacaacttgagggtgagtaaatgatgacagaattttcatttttgggtgaactatccctttaacagcagaattctAGGTGAAAAACCACATTACCCAGAATTCTGCAAAGAAATCTCCAATCAGGGAATCGAAACAAGCAAATCATGCCAAAACATCTGTTTATGCctgcccactcccatgaagcaaaTTATGTAATAGAATCAATCTCCTTATGCTATCAAattactttaatatttgtacatatatgcacattttgcaaaaaacttaaaatacattgtatatatatatatacacacacacatacacacacacacacacacacactatatggatatacatactatatatatatgggtcaatgacgtgacgggtcattttttttgtccaaaggccttaataataataataataataataataaaaaacaaagatatgacatccaaagtatgtaaggcaGTACAACTAGATCTATTTTATTGAGTCCAAAaagttaattatattttgctgcatataaaggtattttaaacattttgaaatgtcaaaacattttgaagtgtcaaaaggtcattcggtttaaccatccaaaggccaatacagccacttcatttgtgattaaaatatattaaaatgtaataaatgtatatattttttttattcttgcatgattttataacatcatatatcaacatagtgcaaaatggtattaaaattatgtgtagaagtcactgctttgttatgagaaagaatgtctggagtaaccaatataaagggaccattttggatcaagtcatgcgggcAATATCATGTGATAGGATGTACAACTCAGACACCTAACTAAGCCTAactcagacacctgcaaaggaccacatggttgtgaagcaaagtaattaACTCTATTTTAACTagatgaaaaattcatgttttcacttgctcatacgcatgtcctgaaacatcaggtcattcagtacaaccgctataaaacatggaaaatgttgtaatattttaaaaacttgtactaaatataaaatgtttgattgtccttttgctaactagctagatatcagcctgttagcattttttgaaaatatcatcatttggtataaccaaaagtgtcatttgataaaaccgaaattttggttaaaccggaTGACTtattttggtgacaaattttgtcaaaTTCTGTTATagtttagaaaataaatattaataagaaaaatacttctggaaccaaagatgctgaaaaagtgggcagACACTGTTACACTCTATTCGAAACACCTTCacagtagttttttttactagtttttttttctaattcaaTGCCAGGGTAAGTTATGTAGAGAATTgtaaatttacattattattttattaaatacaacCATGCtagatttatattgtttattgttgCGATAatgcgtcatcacagtctgtgaaaagggtcccgAGTTTGACAAAAGTATAAAGTCCTGCCTGTGGAATTCCAACCCCAACTTCATCCTCCATCCGACGCTGAATGTCTTCGAGCTGGTCTTTAAGCAGGGACAGATCTTTCAGCTGCCGGAATGGATCCTGTTCAAGAAACATAAATACTGAGAAATTTACAACACACAAACCCAATCATAATTGTGGTTGATGGGACTGTCAGCAGTATGAGTCATCGCGGGTGTGCCAGCAGAAAAGGGATTGTAATTCGGCGCCATCTATCATACacgttttataaaaaaaaaaaaaaaaaaaaacaagacatttaGGAATACGGATAAAGTACAGGTTATATCATAACGGACAGATACGTGACAGGGAAAACACATGTAACAGAGTGACCAACTCAAAAACTGTACGGAACtgcatattttgttttctttccgTTGTCTCGCGGCTACTAAATGCCATGACATAGTAGCTAAACAGTAATCGAGAACAGCATCAAATATACAGAACTTAAAGTAACTCATGAAACGTCTAATTAAGTTCGCTAGCCCACCAACCTTATCCGCCATGACTGCTTGCGTGAGATCAGAGATTCTGAGCTCGATTGAGCAACCTGAAATCTGCTATAGATAAATCGCGCTCTATGTTTGATTACATTTGTCTGCCccattcttcttcttttgagGTTTTAACGGCAGGTTGACAAACAACGAAATGGTGCATTACCGCCACCGACTGGTGTGTTGTGTCGATCAGaatgtcagaaaaataaaactataacgCTCATTTTTGTAGAATATCTACTAgtttaaactgcatttttatcTTTGCAAAATTTTGTATCAGAATACTTTCTGACAGTGGACCATAACATGTCACCGTTTCATTTTGCCCGCAATATTTACACTTTCCTGTATTATGTTTCCCCATTTTATAAAGTGTACTGTTTAGTATTGTGTGTTCAAATCTTAATCTTGATATTATTATCTCATCTCTCCTGTTTCTTCCTGCACATTTTGAACTTTGTAAAACACTGTCCTTtcctctcttctctctttccttctcttcttctctctcaTATCTCTCTAGATATGTGGAGCCTGGCGCATCACTGGTCTCAGCCTTCATCATTGCTGTCATGGCTGCCACCCTAAAGTCTCCAGCTGTCATGGCTGCCGGGCTAACAATATATCAAGGCACACCTGGGGACAATCAAAACTAATAAATGGGGAactaatcaaaaaaaaaaaaggactacAAAGGACTACAAAACCTAACACAGAAACTGAACATAGGAACAAAAGGAATATAGTTatacttcaaaataagagtccaacACAAGACGAGGAACACAGGCCGGGATCatgacaataatataatataatataataattctaAAAACAATCTCATAGTTTATTATAAGAGGAAATTTTAACTTTAAgataaaagtgcactttttttcttcttggaAGGTCAAggtcagat is a window encoding:
- the cd74b gene encoding CD74 molecule, major histocompatibility complex, class II invariant chain b, which encodes MSTDGNDGPLIRAPSEQSSINMGPQGRSNNQALKVAGVTLLAGILIAGQAFTAYMAYSQKDQLNTIERRNDRLHELSRKFAMRSSAPMKMHLPMSSLALTLEEEPKEKKDSPSSSPKPEPSVLTQCQKEAAGEAKSLLPSFRPRCDENGNYLAQQCWDKTDYCWCVDKNGVEIPDSLKEGPAQCWALNSAEKMVNEPLVGTDNQ
- the LOC127504087 gene encoding SLC35A4 upstream open reading frame protein; its protein translation is MADKDPFRQLKDLSLLKDQLEDIQRRMEDEVGVGIPQGGSVLSSPFLKGFLAGYVVAKLRSSAILGVLVGTCTGIYAAQSYQVPNIEQTIKNYFSSFKKR